The Sulfolobus acidocaldarius DSM 639 genome has a window encoding:
- a CDS encoding cbb3-type cytochrome c oxidase subunit I, translated as MNIKRILKVALYTTNASDVGQMYIVLGIVALIIGSVNAALIRDQLSFNNLNAVDYYDAVTLHGIFMIFFVVMPLSTGFANYLVPRMIGAHDLYWPKINALSFWMLVPAVILAAISPLLGAVDLGWYMYAPLSVETTVNYGLGTNLIQIALILSGLSSTLTGVNFVMTITKMKKVPYLKMPLFVWGFFTTAILMIIAMPSLTAGLVFAYLERLWGTPFFDSALGGSPVLWQQLFWFFGHPEVYILILPAMGLVSELLPKMARREIFGYTAIALSSIAIAFLSALGVWMHHMFTAIDNTLVQIVSSATTMAIAIPSGVKVLNWTATLYGGEIRYKTPTILLISFIVMFLLGGITGVFFPLVPIDYALNGTYFVVGHFHYMVYAILYALLGALFYYFPFWSGKWYNDDLGKTGAILLVAGTFLTATGMSIAGILGMPRRYAVIPSPIYDPFQFMASVGAVLTGIGLFILAGVLVHGVFRGRAVNGVDPWDNISVKLQDFFIKPVKLPLSFGKSLDGAFDEEYHGIKFPYYSVLGLFLSFIPLGFMFILIGLIPIGIVLLLAFMGVGLYWGYDQWFKPMQPPPHFYADGGVPVTNSVNNSISPSLGIASMRDARSAVLWFILAEVILFGSFIGGYAFIMSPVTNPLSYVNNIVPAVEVFPLPAIMTAILLSSSIPAHIAYEYFKKGNVKMFRNLGLLTMAMGLTFLGGQIYEFTHYIHFIPQDSAASSFFFATVSLHGFHVIMGLVIWAFMMLRIRKGFIPYAGSVAATYYWHFVDAVWVVVFSTFYLHLIV; from the coding sequence AGGACAGATGTATATAGTATTAGGTATAGTCGCCCTTATTATAGGATCAGTAAATGCTGCCCTAATAAGAGATCAATTATCGTTCAATAATCTAAACGCTGTAGACTATTATGATGCAGTAACCCTTCACGGGATATTTATGATATTTTTCGTTGTAATGCCATTAAGTACAGGGTTTGCTAATTATCTGGTTCCTAGAATGATAGGTGCGCATGATTTATATTGGCCAAAGATTAACGCTTTATCCTTCTGGATGTTAGTGCCCGCAGTAATACTAGCAGCTATTTCACCACTCCTGGGTGCGGTAGATTTAGGATGGTATATGTATGCCCCATTGTCTGTTGAAACAACGGTGAATTACGGACTAGGGACAAATTTGATACAAATTGCATTAATTCTTTCCGGATTATCTTCCACTTTGACTGGTGTAAACTTTGTAATGACAATTACCAAGATGAAGAAAGTTCCCTATCTTAAGATGCCTCTTTTCGTATGGGGATTTTTCACTACTGCAATACTAATGATTATAGCCATGCCTTCATTAACTGCAGGTTTAGTTTTCGCTTATCTGGAGAGACTATGGGGAACACCATTCTTTGATTCTGCTCTAGGTGGAAGTCCTGTTTTATGGCAACAATTATTCTGGTTCTTCGGCCACCCAGAGGTTTACATATTAATATTACCCGCTATGGGATTGGTAAGTGAATTATTGCCAAAGATGGCTAGAAGAGAGATATTTGGATATACTGCTATAGCTTTATCCTCGATTGCAATAGCGTTCCTAAGTGCGTTAGGAGTATGGATGCATCACATGTTTACAGCAATCGATAATACACTTGTTCAGATCGTATCATCAGCCACAACTATGGCAATTGCTATACCCTCAGGAGTTAAGGTTCTGAACTGGACAGCTACACTATATGGTGGGGAAATAAGGTATAAGACACCTACAATATTGCTTATATCATTTATCGTAATGTTCTTATTAGGGGGAATTACTGGAGTATTTTTCCCATTAGTACCAATTGACTACGCATTAAATGGGACATATTTCGTGGTAGGACATTTCCACTACATGGTTTATGCAATACTCTATGCTCTTCTCGGTGCCTTATTCTACTACTTCCCGTTCTGGAGTGGAAAGTGGTATAATGACGATTTAGGCAAGACTGGTGCAATATTGTTAGTAGCTGGAACGTTTTTAACAGCTACTGGAATGTCAATTGCTGGTATACTGGGTATGCCAAGAAGGTATGCAGTTATACCCAGTCCCATATATGACCCATTCCAATTCATGGCTAGTGTAGGTGCAGTTTTAACTGGTATAGGGCTATTTATATTAGCAGGAGTACTAGTTCATGGCGTTTTCAGAGGGAGAGCTGTTAACGGAGTAGATCCTTGGGATAACATTTCCGTGAAATTACAGGACTTCTTTATAAAACCCGTAAAGTTACCGTTGAGCTTTGGTAAATCACTAGATGGAGCTTTTGATGAAGAGTACCATGGAATTAAATTCCCATATTACAGTGTCTTAGGATTATTCCTATCATTTATACCCTTAGGTTTTATGTTCATACTGATTGGTCTAATACCTATAGGGATAGTACTACTACTAGCATTCATGGGTGTTGGACTATATTGGGGATACGATCAGTGGTTCAAACCTATGCAACCTCCTCCACATTTTTATGCAGACGGAGGTGTACCTGTAACCAATTCAGTTAATAACTCAATTTCACCATCACTTGGAATTGCATCAATGAGGGATGCGAGAAGTGCTGTACTATGGTTTATATTAGCTGAAGTAATACTGTTTGGATCTTTCATAGGTGGTTACGCTTTTATAATGAGCCCTGTTACTAATCCATTATCTTATGTAAATAATATTGTGCCAGCTGTAGAAGTCTTCCCATTACCCGCAATTATGACCGCAATATTACTTTCGAGCTCAATACCTGCTCACATAGCATATGAGTATTTCAAGAAAGGAAACGTAAAGATGTTTAGAAACTTAGGACTATTGACTATGGCTATGGGTCTCACATTCCTAGGTGGACAAATATATGAATTCACCCACTACATCCACTTCATCCCACAAGACTCAGCAGCTTCATCATTCTTCTTTGCGACAGTGAGCTTACACGGCTTCCACGTAATAATGGGATTAGTAATATGGGCATTTATGATGTTAAGAATTCGTAAAGGCTTTATACCATATGCAGGTTCAGTGGCAGCAACGTACTATTGGCACTTCGTAGATGCCGTATGGGTAGTGGTGTTTAGTACATTCTATTTACATTTGATTGTCTAG
- the cutB gene encoding glyceraldehyde dehydrogenase subunit beta, protein MYPPEFSYVRAESLQEALKFLEGNDNTRPLAGGQSLIPMLKLRVLSPDYILDINRLNELNYVKTSLNGVSIGALTRYHDILSNDIVKSKVPLMHHATRTIGDMQVRNMGTIGGAISNADPASDMPVVLTALNATIILSSASGSRSVKALDFFKGPFTTDTNKGELVTQIEVPVLDGYKTVYKKVVRRAGDYALASVALAIKLKGNEIEDIKLAYGGVHDKPFRAMEVEKNVIGKKLNDDLVKDIASKVSSQINPPSDHRGSSWYRREVVKVLTMKAFKEVA, encoded by the coding sequence GTGTATCCGCCGGAGTTTAGTTATGTAAGGGCAGAAAGCCTGCAAGAAGCTCTAAAATTCCTGGAAGGAAACGATAACACTAGACCACTAGCTGGTGGACAGAGCCTAATCCCTATGTTAAAACTGAGAGTTCTGTCACCTGATTATATACTAGATATTAACAGGCTCAATGAACTGAATTACGTAAAGACAAGCCTAAATGGCGTAAGTATTGGAGCTCTGACCAGATATCACGACATATTGAGTAACGATATTGTGAAATCTAAAGTACCACTAATGCATCATGCGACAAGAACAATAGGAGACATGCAAGTTAGAAATATGGGAACAATAGGTGGGGCAATTTCTAATGCAGACCCTGCATCTGATATGCCAGTCGTATTAACTGCATTAAATGCAACCATTATTCTTTCCTCAGCTTCAGGAAGCAGATCTGTGAAAGCCCTTGATTTCTTTAAGGGACCATTTACAACAGACACGAATAAAGGAGAATTGGTAACTCAGATTGAGGTTCCAGTATTAGACGGGTATAAGACTGTATACAAAAAAGTTGTAAGGAGAGCCGGAGACTATGCCCTGGCTTCAGTTGCACTAGCAATCAAATTAAAGGGAAATGAGATAGAGGATATTAAATTAGCCTATGGAGGAGTTCATGATAAACCATTCAGAGCCATGGAAGTTGAAAAGAATGTGATTGGAAAGAAGTTGAACGATGACTTAGTGAAAGATATTGCAAGTAAAGTTTCTAGTCAAATAAATCCTCCCTCCGATCACAGGGGAAGTTCCTGGTATAGGAGGGAAGTTGTGAAAGTTCTAACCATGAAGGCATTTAAGGAGGTGGCTTAA
- a CDS encoding DUF1404 domain-containing protein produces MKNSNFFIIISVFLIIITINPYTETYMSINPIPYMLAHYSLYASGILLAYFVYDRLKPLNKYISLVIGIFLAVTWHIPFFFNLGVYNLWIRLIEELSLFIGGYFMGHSIKGLSRNFNLFLLALWMIADTYLSALLMIYPSLYTTLYNTQSLQYLGVIMFLMMNTLVVYLLLQYVIKIFKEEKMFI; encoded by the coding sequence GTGAAAAATAGCAATTTTTTTATAATTATATCGGTTTTTTTAATAATAATTACAATTAATCCATATACTGAGACCTACATGTCTATAAATCCTATACCTTATATGTTAGCACACTATTCTTTGTACGCTTCAGGTATACTACTTGCCTACTTCGTTTATGACAGACTAAAACCACTTAACAAATACATCTCATTAGTTATCGGAATATTTTTAGCTGTGACTTGGCACATTCCTTTCTTCTTCAATTTAGGTGTATATAATTTATGGATAAGGTTAATTGAGGAATTATCACTGTTTATAGGTGGTTACTTTATGGGACACAGTATTAAGGGGCTGAGCAGAAACTTTAACCTATTTCTCCTGGCGCTCTGGATGATAGCTGACACTTACCTTTCAGCTCTTCTTATGATTTATCCTTCCTTATATACCACACTATATAATACGCAGAGTCTACAATACCTTGGCGTAATAATGTTTCTCATGATGAATACACTAGTTGTTTATCTGTTGCTTCAATACGTAATTAAGATATTCAAAGAGGAAAAGATGTTCATATAA
- a CDS encoding SelD-related putative sulfur metabolism protein, translated as MSIDKMVDRFRENLEKYKRMGLNPLSLATGCAVKVDLIDTVYPAISKIRPALEKLNIEITPREDADIFISRKLTTRKRIINSGEFDADRAVALIQVNQNTASSPEKFGEFLLRVYTSIKTNRKLTIGKGHSIVTTNPKGEVAVLDLFKLDGDKENSYTVTNNDTIQIVDPLDDPGSQVQVDVAISNSLNDLFTKGVFQDIKIVPVVDAPLEELRTKLLENYKVFSEKYSFEMENDIQPKVGTLMIGATVIGKSDHELPTFYNNVNEKMEILVTRPVGELTPINLSMWILAVPELVEELEKRGITIKRVEDAKRKALDYMKKPNIDVAKTIYNYLPPFGKQFDEKSHIAITTDVTGPGLFVVKEFAKKANVDVEITDIPVIDSDIHEFSTENFIIPNSTAGTNGAIVIFAHNDVINQLYEDLKKIGQEPRVIGKVIRRGDGIVYAPQIVTKYIHRANVLKEFKLK; from the coding sequence ATGAGCATTGATAAGATGGTTGACAGATTCAGAGAGAATTTAGAGAAATATAAGAGAATGGGATTAAATCCTTTGTCTTTGGCAACAGGTTGTGCAGTGAAGGTTGACCTTATTGACACTGTATACCCAGCAATAAGTAAGATAAGACCTGCATTAGAGAAACTGAATATAGAGATAACTCCAAGGGAAGATGCAGACATATTTATCTCAAGAAAGTTGACCACGAGAAAGAGGATAATCAACTCAGGTGAATTTGATGCCGATAGAGCAGTAGCCCTAATCCAGGTTAATCAGAACACTGCAAGTAGCCCAGAAAAATTTGGGGAGTTTCTACTGAGAGTGTACACTTCAATTAAAACTAATAGGAAACTGACAATAGGCAAAGGGCATTCCATAGTGACCACAAATCCCAAAGGTGAGGTGGCAGTGCTGGATTTATTCAAATTAGACGGGGATAAGGAAAACTCATACACTGTCACAAACAATGATACAATTCAGATCGTGGATCCTCTGGACGATCCAGGATCCCAGGTTCAAGTTGATGTAGCTATTTCGAACTCCTTAAATGATCTGTTTACTAAGGGGGTCTTTCAGGATATTAAGATTGTTCCTGTGGTTGATGCTCCTTTAGAGGAGTTAAGGACAAAACTCCTGGAGAACTACAAAGTATTCTCTGAGAAATATTCATTTGAGATGGAAAATGATATTCAGCCTAAAGTAGGTACATTAATGATTGGGGCAACGGTTATAGGTAAGTCTGATCACGAATTGCCAACTTTTTATAATAACGTGAACGAGAAAATGGAAATTCTAGTTACGAGACCAGTAGGTGAATTAACTCCCATAAACTTATCCATGTGGATATTAGCGGTTCCTGAACTAGTAGAAGAACTTGAGAAGAGAGGAATTACCATAAAGAGGGTTGAAGATGCTAAGAGAAAGGCATTAGATTACATGAAGAAACCTAATATTGACGTGGCGAAAACCATTTACAATTACTTACCTCCCTTTGGAAAACAGTTTGATGAGAAAAGTCACATAGCTATTACTACTGATGTCACAGGACCTGGCTTATTTGTAGTTAAGGAGTTTGCTAAAAAGGCGAATGTTGACGTCGAAATAACTGACATTCCAGTAATCGATTCAGATATTCATGAGTTCTCAACAGAGAATTTTATAATACCAAATTCTACTGCTGGAACTAATGGTGCTATAGTCATATTCGCCCACAATGATGTGATAAACCAGTTATATGAAGATCTGAAGAAGATAGGGCAAGAACCAAGGGTTATAGGTAAGGTGATACGTAGAGGAGATGGTATTGTATACGCACCACAAATAGTTACAAAATACATTCATAGGGCTAATGTACTTAAGGAGTTTAAGTTAAAGTAA
- the cutA gene encoding glyceraldehyde dehydrogenase subunit alpha yields the protein MTYTGKSIKRLNDDKFITGRSNYIDDIKIPSLYAGFVRSPYPHAIIKRIDATDALKVNGIVAVFSGKDINPMLKGGVGVLSAYVNPSLFRFKERKAFPEDNKVKYVGEPVAIVIGQDKYAVRDAIDRVNVEYEQLKPVIKMEDAEKDEVIVHDELKTNVSYKIPFKAGDIEKAFSQADKVVKVEAINERLIPNPMEPRGILSVYDGNSLSVWYSTQVPHFARSEFARIFGIPETKIRVAMPDVGGAFGSKVHIMAEELAVIASSILLRRPVRWTATRSEEMLASEARSNVFTGEVAVKKDGTVLGIKGKLLLDLGAYLTLTAGIQPTIIPVMIPGPYKVRDLEIESTAVYTTTPPITMYRGASRPEATYIIERIMSTVADELGLDDVTIRERNLIDQLPYTNPFGLRYDTGDYIRVFKDGVAKLEYNELRKWAQQERSKGHRVGVGLAFYLEICSFGPWEYGEIKVDNKGNVLVITGTTPHGQGTETAIAQIVADALQIPIEKIRVVWGDTDIVEGSFGTYGSRSLTIGGSAALKVAERVLDKMKRAAASYFNADVQEIRYENEEFSVKNDPSKKASWDEIASLATTKEPIVEKIYYENDVTFPYGVHVAVVEVDDLGMARVVEYRAYDDIGKVINPALAEAQIHGGGVQGVGQALYEKAIINENGQLSVTYADYYVPTAVEAPRFISYFADKSHPSNYPTGTKGVGEAALIVGPAAIIRAIEDAVGARFTKTPTPPEEIYKAIMSKK from the coding sequence ATGACCTACACGGGTAAATCCATAAAAAGATTAAACGACGACAAATTCATCACAGGAAGAAGTAACTATATTGATGATATAAAAATACCGTCCCTTTATGCAGGCTTTGTGAGAAGTCCATATCCCCATGCTATCATAAAGAGAATAGACGCTACTGATGCTCTGAAAGTCAACGGGATTGTGGCTGTATTTAGTGGTAAAGATATCAATCCAATGTTGAAAGGTGGTGTTGGAGTACTTTCAGCATATGTAAACCCAAGTCTATTCAGGTTTAAGGAGAGGAAGGCGTTTCCAGAAGATAACAAAGTAAAATATGTTGGAGAACCTGTAGCAATAGTGATTGGACAAGATAAGTATGCTGTTAGAGATGCTATTGACAGAGTGAATGTAGAATATGAACAATTAAAGCCAGTAATAAAAATGGAGGATGCTGAGAAAGATGAAGTAATAGTTCATGATGAGCTGAAAACCAATGTGTCCTATAAGATACCGTTTAAGGCAGGAGATATTGAGAAAGCGTTTAGTCAAGCTGATAAAGTAGTGAAAGTTGAGGCAATAAATGAGAGACTAATTCCAAACCCAATGGAGCCAAGAGGTATTCTCTCAGTTTATGATGGAAATTCACTTTCAGTGTGGTATTCTACACAAGTACCACATTTTGCACGTAGTGAGTTTGCTAGAATTTTTGGAATACCTGAAACTAAGATAAGGGTAGCAATGCCTGATGTAGGTGGGGCATTCGGTAGTAAAGTTCACATTATGGCAGAAGAGTTAGCAGTAATTGCATCCTCGATATTGCTAAGAAGACCTGTAAGGTGGACAGCAACAAGAAGTGAGGAGATGTTAGCAAGTGAAGCTAGAAGTAATGTGTTTACCGGAGAAGTCGCAGTAAAGAAAGACGGAACTGTCTTAGGTATCAAGGGTAAACTATTGCTCGATCTAGGCGCCTACCTCACGCTAACCGCAGGAATCCAACCTACTATTATACCCGTAATGATACCTGGACCATACAAGGTTCGTGACCTGGAGATAGAGAGCACAGCAGTTTACACTACAACTCCTCCAATAACCATGTATAGAGGAGCTAGCAGACCTGAGGCTACATATATAATTGAGAGAATAATGAGCACTGTTGCAGACGAGTTAGGTCTAGATGACGTGACAATCAGGGAAAGGAATCTCATTGACCAGTTACCATATACTAATCCATTTGGACTGAGGTATGATACAGGAGACTACATAAGAGTGTTCAAAGATGGTGTAGCTAAGCTAGAATATAATGAGCTAAGAAAATGGGCTCAGCAAGAAAGAAGTAAAGGACATAGGGTAGGAGTTGGACTAGCGTTCTATCTAGAGATATGTAGCTTTGGTCCCTGGGAATATGGCGAGATTAAGGTAGACAATAAAGGAAATGTGTTAGTAATAACTGGAACTACTCCTCATGGTCAAGGGACTGAAACTGCTATAGCTCAAATAGTCGCTGATGCGTTACAAATACCCATAGAGAAAATAAGAGTTGTATGGGGAGATACCGATATTGTAGAAGGTAGTTTTGGAACATATGGCTCAAGGTCACTAACTATAGGTGGCTCAGCTGCGTTAAAGGTTGCTGAAAGAGTCTTAGATAAAATGAAGAGGGCTGCAGCTAGCTACTTTAACGCTGATGTACAGGAGATAAGATATGAAAACGAAGAATTCTCGGTGAAGAATGATCCAAGTAAGAAAGCAAGTTGGGATGAGATAGCCAGCTTAGCTACAACAAAAGAACCTATAGTAGAGAAGATATATTATGAAAATGACGTTACATTCCCATATGGTGTTCACGTAGCTGTAGTTGAGGTTGACGACTTAGGAATGGCCAGAGTAGTAGAGTATAGGGCTTATGACGATATAGGTAAAGTCATTAACCCAGCCTTGGCAGAGGCACAAATACATGGCGGAGGAGTTCAAGGAGTAGGACAAGCATTATACGAGAAGGCTATAATTAACGAAAACGGTCAACTAAGTGTAACTTATGCAGACTATTATGTTCCCACTGCTGTAGAGGCTCCAAGATTTATATCTTACTTCGCAGATAAATCTCACCCATCCAATTACCCAACAGGAACCAAAGGCGTTGGAGAGGCTGCTTTAATTGTGGGACCTGCAGCTATCATAAGGGCTATTGAAGATGCAGTAGGCGCAAGATTTACAAAAACGCCAACTCCTCCAGAGGAAATCTATAAAGCGATTATGAGTAAAAAGTAA
- a CDS encoding rhodanese-like domain-containing protein, protein MVQITERRTPYYKNVKNVPPSVVRELYKKGEVTIVDIRNPWEYEDHHIPGAILIPMEYCDILLPKLETKQIVLVCEHANRTTWLINSKPELFEGKTVYNMLGGMELWMNMGYETTYGMDSNGMFWKDYILKKVAPSETLKK, encoded by the coding sequence ATGGTTCAAATAACTGAGAGGAGAACTCCTTATTACAAAAACGTAAAGAACGTTCCTCCCTCAGTGGTGAGAGAACTCTATAAGAAAGGAGAAGTGACAATAGTTGATATAAGAAATCCGTGGGAATATGAAGACCATCATATACCGGGAGCAATATTAATTCCAATGGAGTATTGTGATATATTACTACCTAAATTAGAAACAAAACAAATAGTGCTAGTATGTGAACACGCAAATAGAACTACTTGGTTAATTAACTCTAAACCTGAACTCTTCGAAGGAAAGACAGTGTATAATATGTTAGGTGGTATGGAGCTTTGGATGAACATGGGATATGAGACAACTTATGGTATGGACAGCAATGGAATGTTTTGGAAAGACTACATATTGAAGAAAGTTGCACCAAGCGAAACTCTTAAGAAATAA
- the cutC gene encoding glyceraldehyde dehydrogenase subunit gamma: protein MLVVKKGEGVKVRVRVNGVWYEKYVSPRTLLVDFIRDELGLTGTKVGCDTTTCGACTVIMNGKSVKSCTVLAAQADGAEITTIEGLSSDSKLHPIQEAFKDNFALQCGFCTAGMIMQTYFFLKEHPNPTEEEVRDGIHGNICRCTGYQNIVKAVLDASKRLRS from the coding sequence GTGTTAGTTGTTAAGAAAGGAGAAGGGGTAAAAGTAAGAGTAAGAGTAAACGGAGTATGGTATGAAAAGTATGTGAGCCCGAGAACACTACTAGTGGATTTCATAAGAGATGAGTTAGGTCTAACGGGGACTAAAGTTGGCTGTGATACAACGACCTGTGGTGCGTGTACAGTAATAATGAATGGTAAATCAGTTAAATCCTGTACAGTCTTGGCTGCACAGGCTGATGGTGCAGAAATAACAACAATTGAAGGTTTATCAAGTGATTCCAAGTTACACCCAATTCAAGAAGCTTTTAAAGACAACTTTGCACTACAATGTGGATTCTGTACTGCTGGTATGATTATGCAAACTTACTTCTTCCTAAAGGAGCACCCAAATCCCACAGAAGAGGAGGTAAGGGATGGGATACACGGTAATATTTGTAGATGCACAGGTTATCAGAATATAGTTAAAGCTGTTCTAGATGCTTCCAAGAGGTTGAGATCATGA